A single Pan troglodytes isolate AG18354 chromosome X, NHGRI_mPanTro3-v2.0_pri, whole genome shotgun sequence DNA region contains:
- the TSPAN6 gene encoding tetraspanin-6 isoform X2, with translation MASPSRRLQTKPVITCFKSVLLIYTFIFWITGVILLAVGIWGKVSLENYFSLLNEKATNVPFVLIATGTVIILLGTFGCFATCRASAWMLKLYAMFLTLVFLVELVAAIVGFVFRHEIKNSFKNNYEKALKQYNSTGDYRSHAVDKIQNTLHCCGVTDYRDWTDTNYYSEKGFPKSCCKLEDCTPQRDADKVNNEGCFIKVMTIIESEMGVVAGISFGVACFQDI, from the exons ATGGCGTCCCCGTCTCGGAGACTGCAGACTAAACCAGTCATTACTTGTTTCAAGAGCGTTCTGCTAATCTACACTTTTATTTTCTGG ATCACTGGCGTTATCCTTCTTGCAGTTGGCATTTGGGGCAAGGTGAGCCTGGAgaattacttttctcttttaaatgagAAGGCCACCAATGTCCCCTtcgtgctcattgctactggtaCCGTCATTATTCTTTTGGGCACCTTTGGTTGTTTTGCTACCTGCCGAGCTTCTGCATGGATGCTAAAACTG TATGCAATGTTTCTGACTCTCGTTTTTTTGGTCGAACTGGTCGCTGCCATCGTAGGATTTGTTTTCAGACATGAG ATTAAGAACAGCTTTAAGAATAATTATGAGAAGGCTTTGAAGCAGTATAACTCTACAGGAGATTATAGAAGCCATGCAGTAGACAAGATCCAAAATACG TTGCATTGTTGTGGTGTCACCGATTATAGAGATTGGACAGATACTAATTATTACTCAGAAAAAGGATTTCCTAAGAGTTGCTGTAAACTTGAAGATTGTACTCCACAGAGAGATGCAGACAAAGTAAACAATGAA GGTTGTTTTATAAAGGTGATGACCATTATAGAGTCAGAAATGGGAGTCGTTGCAGGAATTTCCTTTGGAGTTGCTTGCTTCCAA gaCATTTAG
- the TSPAN6 gene encoding tetraspanin-6 isoform X4 gives MLKLYAMFLTLVFLVELVAAIVGFVFRHEIKNSFKNNYEKALKQYNSTGDYRSHAVDKIQNTLHCCGVTDYRDWTDTNYYSEKGFPKSCCKLEDCTPQRDADKVNNEGCFIKVMTIIESEMGVVAGISFGVACFQDI, from the exons ATGCTAAAACTG TATGCAATGTTTCTGACTCTCGTTTTTTTGGTCGAACTGGTCGCTGCCATCGTAGGATTTGTTTTCAGACATGAG ATTAAGAACAGCTTTAAGAATAATTATGAGAAGGCTTTGAAGCAGTATAACTCTACAGGAGATTATAGAAGCCATGCAGTAGACAAGATCCAAAATACG TTGCATTGTTGTGGTGTCACCGATTATAGAGATTGGACAGATACTAATTATTACTCAGAAAAAGGATTTCCTAAGAGTTGCTGTAAACTTGAAGATTGTACTCCACAGAGAGATGCAGACAAAGTAAACAATGAA GGTTGTTTTATAAAGGTGATGACCATTATAGAGTCAGAAATGGGAGTCGTTGCAGGAATTTCCTTTGGAGTTGCTTGCTTCCAA gaCATTTAG
- the TSPAN6 gene encoding tetraspanin-6 isoform X3, with protein sequence MLKLYAMFLTLVFLVELVAAIVGFVFRHEIKNSFKNNYEKALKQYNSTGDYRSHAVDKIQNTLHCCGVTDYRDWTDTNYYSEKGFPKSCCKLEDCTPQRDADKVNNEGCFIKVMTIIESEMGVVAGISFGVACFQLIGIFLAYCLSRAITNNQYEIV encoded by the exons ATGCTAAAACTG TATGCAATGTTTCTGACTCTCGTTTTTTTGGTCGAACTGGTCGCTGCCATCGTAGGATTTGTTTTCAGACATGAG ATTAAGAACAGCTTTAAGAATAATTATGAGAAGGCTTTGAAGCAGTATAACTCTACAGGAGATTATAGAAGCCATGCAGTAGACAAGATCCAAAATACG TTGCATTGTTGTGGTGTCACCGATTATAGAGATTGGACAGATACTAATTATTACTCAGAAAAAGGATTTCCTAAGAGTTGCTGTAAACTTGAAGATTGTACTCCACAGAGAGATGCAGACAAAGTAAACAATGAA GGTTGTTTTATAAAGGTGATGACCATTATAGAGTCAGAAATGGGAGTCGTTGCAGGAATTTCCTTTGGAGTTGCTTGCTTCCAA CTGATTGGAATCTTTCTCGCCTACTGCCTCTCTCGTGCCATAACAAATAACCAGTATGAGATAGTGTAA
- the TSPAN6 gene encoding tetraspanin-6 isoform X1, with amino-acid sequence MASPSRRLQTKPVITCFKSVLLIYTFIFWITGVILLAVGIWGKVSLENYFSLLNEKATNVPFVLIATGTVIILLGTFGCFATCRASAWMLKLYAMFLTLVFLVELVAAIVGFVFRHEIKNSFKNNYEKALKQYNSTGDYRSHAVDKIQNTLHCCGVTDYRDWTDTNYYSEKGFPKSCCKLEDCTPQRDADKVNNEGCFIKVMTIIESEMGVVAGISFGVACFQLIGIFLAYCLSRAITNNQYEIV; translated from the exons ATGGCGTCCCCGTCTCGGAGACTGCAGACTAAACCAGTCATTACTTGTTTCAAGAGCGTTCTGCTAATCTACACTTTTATTTTCTGG ATCACTGGCGTTATCCTTCTTGCAGTTGGCATTTGGGGCAAGGTGAGCCTGGAgaattacttttctcttttaaatgagAAGGCCACCAATGTCCCCTtcgtgctcattgctactggtaCCGTCATTATTCTTTTGGGCACCTTTGGTTGTTTTGCTACCTGCCGAGCTTCTGCATGGATGCTAAAACTG TATGCAATGTTTCTGACTCTCGTTTTTTTGGTCGAACTGGTCGCTGCCATCGTAGGATTTGTTTTCAGACATGAG ATTAAGAACAGCTTTAAGAATAATTATGAGAAGGCTTTGAAGCAGTATAACTCTACAGGAGATTATAGAAGCCATGCAGTAGACAAGATCCAAAATACG TTGCATTGTTGTGGTGTCACCGATTATAGAGATTGGACAGATACTAATTATTACTCAGAAAAAGGATTTCCTAAGAGTTGCTGTAAACTTGAAGATTGTACTCCACAGAGAGATGCAGACAAAGTAAACAATGAA GGTTGTTTTATAAAGGTGATGACCATTATAGAGTCAGAAATGGGAGTCGTTGCAGGAATTTCCTTTGGAGTTGCTTGCTTCCAA CTGATTGGAATCTTTCTCGCCTACTGCCTCTCTCGTGCCATAACAAATAACCAGTATGAGATAGTGTAA